The genome window TGCAAGTGTGTTAGCATCACTACACCTGGGGTTGGTTTTGTTTTCAGGCTTGGTGATGACCGAGACACTCTTTGAGCTATTCTTTCTCTTTTTTGTATATGTTACGACCAAAAAAATTTATGAGCCGCAATTGCCTGACAAATATTTTTTATATGCAGGACTCAGTCTAGGTGCTGCAGGCATTATTCGTCCTGTTGGGCAATATCTCATTCCACTTGCGCTAGCAGTAGTCTTTTTATTTTATGATAGACCAATGCGTGAGGTATTAAAGGCAAAAGCATGGCTTGGTGCCGGAGCCCTTGCGATGGTTGGCCCATGGCTGCTACGTAATTTTTTGTTGACCGGTTACTTATTTTTTTCAACATTGCCGGGACCTCATTTTTTCAATCATGGGGCTATTCCATTAACAATGCGTAATAACAACATGAGCTATACCCAAGCAAAAACATACATGCAAGACCAGTTTAATAAGCTTGAGTCTGTGGCTCAAGAATTGAGGCAGCGTCGCTTATCAGAAATTGAACGTTCAAATCTGCAGCAGAAGCTTGCCATTGAAGCAATGCGTCAAAATTATTGGACTAGCATTGTGTATTTTGTAATGAATATGTTTAAAACATCAAGTTCATTGTACTCATCTGAACTCCTGTTTATCGATAGCGGCGGCTCGTTGCCTGAATATGATGTTGGTCGTGGCTTGCAGGCTATGATCGGTAGATATTTGTATCCAACTGTTTCAAATAAGGCGATTGTGTGGGCAATTTATTATGAACTATTATTTTGGACTATAATCTTTTTTGGCATGCTTGGTTTTTTTATTGTTTCATTTTGGACGCGGTATTACTGGTACATTTACGCATTGTTTTGGCCGTATGTACTTTTATTTATTGTGTTGTCGATAGTTTGTGGGTATGCAAGATTGAGGTTGCCAATTGAACCATTTTTAATTATGTTATCCAGTGAGTTCTGGATAAGTTTCGTGTGTGGTAAAAAGGGAATGAATTGAACTCGCAAAAAAAGAAAAAAGCCGTAATTATTGGTGCTGGCCCAGCCGGTCTTACTGCTGGAGTTGAGCTTTTAAGAACGAAAAAGTTTGCTGTTGATTTGATTGAAAAAGAGAAAGTTGTCGGAGGGCTTGCCCGTACGACCGAATATAAGGGATGTCGGTTTGACATAGGCCCGCATCACTTCATTACTGAATCACCAAAAATTGAACAGTGGTGGAAAGATGTGATGGGGGATGATTTCATCAAACACAAACGGTTTACCCGTATTTTTTATAACAACCATTTTTTTCACTATCCACTTGATCCGGGCAATGTTATTCGTGGCCTCAATTTTGTTGAGTGTGTCAAGTGTGTGCTCAGCTACATTAAGATTAGGTTGTTGCCGATTAAAAACGTCAAATCATTTCAAGACTGGGTGACGAATCGATTTGGTTATCGTCTCTTCAGTATCTTCTTTAAAACGTATACCGAAAAAGTATGGGGCATAGCCTGCCATAAAATTTCCTCAGACTGGGCGTCACAACGCATCAAAGGTTTTTCGCTTTCTAAGGCGATATTCTATGCGTTTTTTGGACGTTTTTTCAAAAAGAATAAGCCACGTACGATCAACGATGTATTTTATTATCCTTCACAAGGTTCAGGTGCATTGTGGAATCGTGTTGCGCAGAATTTAACTTCGTTTGAGCAGGGGACCATTAGTCTTGATGAAGAGGTGGTCTACATCGAGCATGATGCAGGCAAAGTTATTGCAATAGCAACGCGTAAAGCGCAGACCCCGCCAGTTAAAGGTGTAGCTCAGCGCTTGATGCGTTATGAGGGTGATTATTTTCTTTCAACAATGCCATTGCGTGGGCTTATTATGTCGCTTAATCCATTGCCACCGGGTGAGGTAGTTGATGCGGCTTCGGCATTACAGTACCGTGGGCTGATTACGGTCAATCTTATCATCAATAAAACTCACATTTGTCCTGATCATTGGCTTTACGTGCATGAGAAAAAAGTACGTATGGGGCGCATTGGCAACATGAATAATTTTTCTATTAAAATGGCTGATCATCCATCTCATACTGCCCTTAGCCTGGAATATTTTTCGTTCGTGGATGAACCATTTTGGTTTAAATCTGATGCAGAGCTGATTGGGATTGGTAAGCGAGAACTTGAGGCAATTGGCCTTGTTAAGGCGGCTGCCGTTATTGATGGTATGGTAATGCGTACGCCTCAGGCGTACCCGGTTTATGATGAAAACTACAAAGAGCATCTTGGTTGTGTTCTCGATTATTTGTCTCAATTTAAAAACCTTCATTTAATGGGGCGAAATGGCTTGCATCGTTACAATAATATGGACATTGCAATGCTTTCTGCAATGAAGGCAGTTGATGATATTTTAGAGCAAGAAAAAAGACAGGACAGAGAAGAAGAAAAAATTGTTGAACAGCAGCCTACGGTATAAGAAAAACCGTAGCGTAATGTGAGTTACTGTGTGTGGTTATACTGGTTATGCTAATCTTTCACGCTCAACATTTCGGGTAGAGCAAGAGCTGCTTGACAACATGCAGCAGTGCATAGCACATCGCGGTCCAGACCAATATGGATTTTGGTCACACAGCGATCATGAAGTTGCACTGGCGTCTCGCCGTCTAAAGATTATTGACTTGTCAGAGGCTGGGCGGCAGCCGATGGTCAATGAGTATGAACAGATAGTTGTTGCGTTCAATGGAGAAATTTACAACTACCAAGAGTTACGCCAAGAGCTACAAGCACTTGGCTGTTTTTTTGCTTCACAAACGGACACCGAAGTGATCATTCATGCATACAAGCAGTGGGGTATTGATAAAGCGTTAGAACGTTTTGATGGTATGTTTAGCATTGCTTTGTATGATATGGCAAAGCGCGAACTTTTTCTCATACGTGATCGCATTGGTGTTAAGCCATTGTATTTTTCACAGCAAGGAGGGTACCTCAGCTTTGCGTCAGAGATTAAAGCACTCTGGGTGCTACCATGGATGAAGAAAGCGATGTCATCGCGTGCTGTTTATCATTACCTGACGTTTATGGTTGCGCCAGCACCAGTTACTATCTTTCAGGGTGTTTATAAATTACCAGCAGGGTATTATTTGAAGCTTGACGCCAACAAAAAGGTTTCATTTACCCAATGGTACTGTCCAATTGAGAAAATAAGCCGTGCTGAGAGAAAGCAGTTTTACAGCCAGGATTTTTGTGTTGAGGGAATTCGATCGCTGCTTGTGAAAGCCGTGCAGAAGCGTATGGTTGCAGATGTTCCTGTCGGTGCATTTCTTTCGGGAGGTATTGATTCAAGTTTGAATGTTGCTTTGATGTCACGTTTTAGCTCTAATGTAAAAACGTATACAGTGCGGTTTTTATCTAGCCAAGGGTATGACGAGGGCGCATGGGCGCGTTTAGTTGCGCGAGAATTTGGCACAGAGCATCATGAAATTGCTATTGCAGAGCGAGAGGCATACGACTTTTATCAGCAGATGGTATATCAGCTCGATGAACCGTTAGCAGATTGTGTGTGCATACCGTTTTATTTTGTTTCAAAACTTGCACGAGATGATGGGGCTATAGTTGTTCAAGTGGGCGAGGGAGCCGATGAGCTTTTTTTTGGTTATCCTACGTATAACCGCTATCGCAGTATTCACAATTGGTTTTGGGTTCCAACAAGTCATCTTGTTCCCCATGGAATACGAAAAGTACTCTGGTCGCTCATGCGGCATTTTTTACCAGAGAAGAATCGATGGACAGAGCTGTTTCATAAATGGTCGCATCACCGACCACTTTTTTGGGGTGGAGCCATAGGATTTCCAGAACTTGCCAAAAGGCGTTT of Campylobacterota bacterium contains these proteins:
- a CDS encoding glycosyltransferase family 39 protein, whose product is MESREKKVLLGLFCFAFIVRLLFFFAFLADNPCKLTFDSGHYHNLALSLIDGQGLSNADGSPQFYRLPGYPIFLALCYGLFGVNPDVALFIQMLLASLIPVLIFMLTRLIFPRTFWCAALASVLASLHLGLVLFSGLVMTETLFELFFLFFVYVTTKKIYEPQLPDKYFLYAGLSLGAAGIIRPVGQYLIPLALAVVFLFYDRPMREVLKAKAWLGAGALAMVGPWLLRNFLLTGYLFFSTLPGPHFFNHGAIPLTMRNNNMSYTQAKTYMQDQFNKLESVAQELRQRRLSEIERSNLQQKLAIEAMRQNYWTSIVYFVMNMFKTSSSLYSSELLFIDSGGSLPEYDVGRGLQAMIGRYLYPTVSNKAIVWAIYYELLFWTIIFFGMLGFFIVSFWTRYYWYIYALFWPYVLLFIVLSIVCGYARLRLPIEPFLIMLSSEFWISFVCGKKGMN
- a CDS encoding NAD(P)/FAD-dependent oxidoreductase → MNSQKKKKAVIIGAGPAGLTAGVELLRTKKFAVDLIEKEKVVGGLARTTEYKGCRFDIGPHHFITESPKIEQWWKDVMGDDFIKHKRFTRIFYNNHFFHYPLDPGNVIRGLNFVECVKCVLSYIKIRLLPIKNVKSFQDWVTNRFGYRLFSIFFKTYTEKVWGIACHKISSDWASQRIKGFSLSKAIFYAFFGRFFKKNKPRTINDVFYYPSQGSGALWNRVAQNLTSFEQGTISLDEEVVYIEHDAGKVIAIATRKAQTPPVKGVAQRLMRYEGDYFLSTMPLRGLIMSLNPLPPGEVVDAASALQYRGLITVNLIINKTHICPDHWLYVHEKKVRMGRIGNMNNFSIKMADHPSHTALSLEYFSFVDEPFWFKSDAELIGIGKRELEAIGLVKAAAVIDGMVMRTPQAYPVYDENYKEHLGCVLDYLSQFKNLHLMGRNGLHRYNNMDIAMLSAMKAVDDILEQEKRQDREEEKIVEQQPTV
- the asnB gene encoding asparagine synthase (glutamine-hydrolyzing) produces the protein MCGYTGYANLSRSTFRVEQELLDNMQQCIAHRGPDQYGFWSHSDHEVALASRRLKIIDLSEAGRQPMVNEYEQIVVAFNGEIYNYQELRQELQALGCFFASQTDTEVIIHAYKQWGIDKALERFDGMFSIALYDMAKRELFLIRDRIGVKPLYFSQQGGYLSFASEIKALWVLPWMKKAMSSRAVYHYLTFMVAPAPVTIFQGVYKLPAGYYLKLDANKKVSFTQWYCPIEKISRAERKQFYSQDFCVEGIRSLLVKAVQKRMVADVPVGAFLSGGIDSSLNVALMSRFSSNVKTYTVRFLSSQGYDEGAWARLVAREFGTEHHEIAIAEREAYDFYQQMVYQLDEPLADCVCIPFYFVSKLARDDGAIVVQVGEGADELFFGYPTYNRYRSIHNWFWVPTSHLVPHGIRKVLWSLMRHFLPEKNRWTELFHKWSHHRPLFWGGAIGFPELAKRRLYAEHVVNKFDEAEDSVVEQIYPGLVQNYDSFSFVEYHLAKLEELWPEADFGQQMLYLELKQRLPELLLMRADKMSMAASIEARVPFLDHKLVEFMMHVPLELRCRNGTTKYLLKKAAEGLIPQEIIQRKKVGFGAPTHDWLDQGKHFPAYFAQGARRANGQKNIMPARACNKISQVSRLTVQQWILHQLQTFEQLQ